The following are encoded together in the Azospirillum brasilense genome:
- a CDS encoding IclR family transcriptional regulator, with protein MAGIGANPLDAQASPEKPQASGTQTLMRGLALLECVAAGIGDVKGIAARLGTPRSTTHRMLNSLTQDGYLHHVPYKGYLLGPKLIALGMRALEQRPLVAIARPHIEELARQTGDTVHLGVVEGAEVFYLDKIPNTRGLEMRSRIGLRMPLASTGLGKALLLGLPRERWPALYDQALRLTAAAPERPPLAPWPEFESRLAAYVDRGWSFDLEENEIGIRCVGAPIRDVRNQVVAAISVASAVPYMPDERMEELGPVVRAVADAISKDLGWKRDERASGHR; from the coding sequence ATGGCCGGCATCGGAGCAAATCCGCTCGATGCACAAGCGTCGCCGGAGAAGCCGCAGGCCTCCGGAACCCAGACGCTGATGCGCGGCCTCGCCCTCCTGGAATGCGTGGCGGCGGGGATCGGGGACGTGAAGGGCATCGCCGCCCGGCTGGGCACGCCGCGCAGCACCACGCACCGGATGCTCAACAGCCTGACCCAGGACGGCTATCTGCACCATGTGCCCTACAAGGGCTATCTGCTGGGGCCGAAGCTGATCGCGCTCGGCATGCGCGCGCTGGAGCAGCGCCCGCTGGTCGCCATCGCCCGCCCGCACATCGAGGAACTGGCCCGCCAGACCGGCGACACCGTCCATCTCGGCGTCGTCGAGGGGGCGGAGGTCTTCTACCTCGACAAGATTCCGAACACGCGCGGGCTGGAGATGCGGTCGCGCATCGGCCTGCGCATGCCGCTGGCCTCCACGGGGCTGGGCAAGGCGCTTCTCCTCGGCCTGCCGCGCGAGCGCTGGCCGGCGCTGTACGATCAAGCGCTCCGCCTGACCGCAGCAGCGCCGGAGCGGCCCCCGCTGGCGCCCTGGCCAGAGTTCGAATCCCGGCTGGCCGCTTATGTGGACCGCGGCTGGTCCTTCGACCTTGAAGAAAACGAAATCGGCATCCGCTGCGTCGGCGCGCCGATCCGTGACGTCCGCAACCAGGTCGTCGCTGCCATCAGCGTGGCGAGCGCCGTGCCCTACATGCCGGACGAACGGATGGAGGAGCTTGGACCCGTGGTCCGGGCGGTCGCCGACGCGATTTCAAAGGATTTGGGATGGAAACGGGACGAACGGGCGTCGGGGCATCGCTGA